The window ATGGTTGGACCAACGTCCTGTTGGATTTAGAAAGGTACGCGCAGGGTCGACCCAATGGCAGTGCCAGAGCGATGGCCTATATCTACCTGGCGGCTTACGAAACGATGGTGCCGAACATGGAAGGCTATGCATCGATGGATGACCGGTTTCGTGGATTACGCATCAGAAACAGTGAAATAGAAGATGATGTGAATTTCGATCTGGCTTTAAATACGGCGTTTACAGTAGCTCTGGAGCATTTCTTACTGAATCTTCCAACCGAACAGCGTGCAGCGCTAGAGGCGGTGAGTGTTTCCTATGAAGAACAATTGGCCGCGGGGTTATCCGAAGAAGTAATCTCAGTTTCCAAAAGTTGGGGCAATTATGTCGCTGAACAAGTGATCGAATACAGTCAGGATGATGAAAATGCAGAACAGCAATTATTGGATCCACAGCCATTGTCTTATGAGCCACCGACCGGAGATGGTTTCTGGACCTATTCAGCCGATCCGGAACGTGCCTTGTTTCCGTATTGGGGTGAAAAAGCACGAACGTTCATCATTTCACCGGATGAAACCACGACTGTCGCACCCATTGAGTACAGCGAAGAAGAAGGGAGTGCCTACTATGAAGAAATGATGGAAGTGTACACGGTCAATAACGAAGCTAAAACCACTAATACCGAACAATTATGGATTGCAGAATTCTGGAGTGACGATGTAGAAGGCATGATGATGAGCCCGCCTGTGCGGCAAATTTCCATTGCCAATCAATTGGTGGCGAATTTTGACCTGGATCAGGAAACATCATTAGCTATGCTATTAAAGCTGGGTTTTGCCTTAAATGATGCTGCCGTAGCGGCCTGGAAATACAAATACGATTACATGGTAATGCGACCTAATGTTTTCATTCATGATTTCATTGATCCTGATTATCAGACCAATTTGTACCGATTAGTGTATTGGCCCAATCCAAGTTTTCCAGGCTATCCTTCCGGTCACAGCACGTTTGCATCCGCGGGAGCAGGAGTGATGATCGATTATTTTGGCAATGCGGTCAATTTCACGGATCGTACCCACGAAGGAAGAGAAGAGTTTTTGGGAGAGCCTCGAACCTTTGCCACTTTGGAAGACATGGCGGAAGAAAATGCCTATTCCAGAATTCCACTAGGCGTGCACCTGAGAATGGACTGTACCGAAGGCTTGCGATTAGGTTATGAAATTGCAGATGCGGTGAATGCGCTGGATATGAGTAGGGAATAAGGATCAGTCTAAAAATACAATGCCCTTATAGAATCCCCGAGTTCGTGGCGACTTGGGGATTTTTTTGGTTTTAGTTTAATAGACTACTATCCAAATGCTCATTCAGAGATAAGACTTTGATCAGCGTATCTATCTTGTCATCCATTCGGTAAGTACTGGGCATGTGAAACATTTCACGGAAAGCCATTTGGTGCATGCGATCCAGAAACAATCCCATGGCATTCTCATCTACATTGCCATCCATATAGGCTTGATAAATAACGCTGAAATGTTCGGCTCTGTGTTCGTAGTGTGGTGAATGATGGATCACCAGCCATGGCGCCCCGGCCGCCTCTTTGCCAACACACACTGTCGATGTTGGGGTATCCAAATTTTTCAAAGACCGCTACGATTCGAAAGTAGTTTTCTGTATCAGTCTGGTTGATTTTCTTCCACATGTTTTGATGCGCTTCTGAATCGTATCCGTGGGTTTCTACCAATTGCTTAGCCGCGATACGGTATTGTTGATCGAGGTTCAAGATGTTATCCAGGTAAGCCTGAAGCTTTGCATGATCCGTTAAAGCTTGAATTTCTTGTTCTATTTTGTTCAATAGTTCCTCATTGGGTTCATACAGCTTTTCAAGTTCATGCATCGGTTTTAAGCATGCACATAGCAGGATGCTCAGAAGTATTAATTGTCTCAAATGCTGTTCGTTTTTAGGCCAGCGACTTGACAACCTCTAGTGCCCGATCAATCTCCTCTTTGCTGTTATAAATATGCACTGAATGCCTCAATAAGGGTTTGCCTACCGATCTTGGCTGTAGCTTTTCTCTTTCCCACATGGTTTTCTGAAGGGTAGGGCCATCCATGCCGGCTACAGCGTATGTCGTTATTCCAGCGGCCATATCTGGATGGGTAGAAGAGTGGATGGTCACGTGATCCATTCCTTTTAGCCCGGCTCTTAAGTGATCTCCTAATTCTTTGACGCGACCAATCCACCGATCTTCTCCGATGGTATTGAAGAAGTCAACGCTGGCATCCAGGCCTGCTAAAACAGCAGGATTGCCCGTACCATTTTGCATCAATCGAAAGCCATGGTCTTTTTGGTTGTCCCAATTATAGCTTGCCAGTGTCGCCCAGATATCAGGTGCGACATCTTCATTGACGTACAGAATACCACTTCCTGCCGGAGCCAATAACCACTTATGCAAGCTGGAATAGTAGGCGTCGCAACCTATTTCCTTTACATCTACTTTGATCTGACCCACACATTGTGCACCATCCAGCACGGTGAATATGCCACGTTTTCGTGCTTCTGCACATATTTCTTTCACGGGCATCACCACGCCATAGACAGAAACAATATGAGGTATGGCAATCACCCTGGTTTTCTTCGTAATCTGTTCAAAAATGGCATCAAAGATCTCCTGAGGATCATTGGCTGGAATGGGAAGCTTCGCCTGCTTGTATACACAGCCTCTGCGCTTGGCGAGCAATTGCCAGGCACCAAATCCACCACCATGTTCCTGATCGGTATTGAGCAGCTCATCACCCTTTTTCAGGTCCAGTCCCATGCCCACGTAGTTCATACCGAACGTAGCGTTCTGAGTCAGTGAAAGTTCTTTATAATCGCAATTGATGATCTTTCCGATTTTAGTACGCAGCTCATCATAGGGAAAGTACCCAGTCAAAAGGGCAGGGCCACTGCCATTTTTATAATCCACTTCTGCTGCATGGGCTCCCCAGTGTGTCAGGTGTTGGATCATGGCGTTCATGGTATATCCTGAAGAAGGTCCCATGGTGCCGTTGTTGAAATAGGTTTGTCCTTCTTTGAGTGGAAATTGCTTTCGAACCATTTTCCAATAATCCTCAGGGTCGTTGTAAGATTGTCCAAGAGGTTCGAGGCTCCATTCTCGACTATGATCAAAAGAAACCAGCGGAAGGGCCAGCAGACTCGATGCACTGTTTTTAAGGAATTTTCTGCGATCAGACATGGTAAGGTTGGTAAGCTTCAAAGGCCAATTTAAGAAATCTTAAAATAGCAATGAATTTATACGCATAAGGTCATAATTCATGATGGTCCATGGTTTTTATGGATGGATGTGTTTGGAGGAATAATCAGGTCGGTAATTCGGTACAATTTACCAGCCATCTGGAAACATGGGCCTGCCAGCGTGATGGACATTTTTTACGATATTAGCGACGTATTTACCCATGCTGATGACTTATATGTATTCTACGATGATTTCCAGGTTGAAGGTGTTGATGTTGATGATTTTGGTAGTAACCATCATGATTGGTTGCAGCAACGAAAGATCAGGCCCGCCAAAAATTCTGGTATTTTCTAAAACCATGGGTTTCCGACATGGTTCAATCCCCGCAGGTCAAGAAGCCATTAAGCAATTAGGTACGGAGAATGGCTATGAAGTGGATCTTTCCGAAGCAGATTCTGTATTTACGGATGAGACCCTCTCTCAATACGCAGCGGTTGTCTTTTTAAGCACCACAGGCAATATCCTCGATCATTACCAGGAAGCAGCCTTTGAACGATACATCCAGGCAGGCGGCGGTTTCGTTGGCATCCACGCGGCCACAGATACGGAATACGATTGGGGATGGTACGGTAAGCTGGTTGGTGCTTACTTTCTTAGTCACCCGCATAATCAGGAAGCCACCTTCAAAGTAGAGGATAAATCATTTCCTGCAACTGCGCACCTTCCCGGGAATACCTGGATCCGAACCGATGAGCTTTACAATTTCCGAAAGATTAATCCGGACATCAATGTGATCCTTTCCATCGATGAATCTACCTATGAAGGAGGAGCCAATGGTGATTTCCATCCCATGAGCTGGTATCATGAGTATGATGGTGGTCGTTCTTTCTACACCGCACTAGGCCATACCAATGAGAGCTACACAGAGCCTGCATTTGTGGAGCATCTGAAACAAGGAATCGCCTACGCCATGGGCGATAATACTACTCCTGATTATGGAAAAGCGATTTCAACCATTCCTCCTGCTGCTGATCGCTTTTCGAAAGTGAAACTTGTCCAGGGAGCCTTTACGGAGCCTACGGAAATGACGATTTTGCCCAATCATGATGTGTTGATTGGCCAAAGAAGAGGAGAGATCTTTCATTACAAAGCGAAGACTCAGGAATTAATAGAAGTGGCGAACCTCGACGTTTACTGGAAAACACTGGATACTCCTGGTGTCAATGCCGAAGAAGGGCTAATGGGACTGCAAAAAGACCCTGATTTTGCGGATAATAATTGGGTGTATGTTTTTTATGCCCCGACCGGAGATGAGTGGGTGAACCGACTTTCAAGATTCAAATTCATCGATAGTCAGTTCCTGATGGATTCAGAGCAAATCATTCTGGATGTAGCAAGTCAACGAGAAATATGCTGTCACACAGGAGGTTCGATTGCTTTTGGACCGGATAACATGTTGTATTTATCTACCGGTGACAATTCCACTCCCTTCAATCAGCATGGTGCTAAATACGTGAACAATGGATATGCTCCTCTGAATGATCTACCGGGAAGTGAGCAATTTGATGCTCGTCGTTCGTCTGGAAATACCAATGACTTGCGTGGTAAGATCCTGAGAATCAAAGTAAACGGAGATGGAACTTACAGTATTCCTGATGGTAATTTGTTTCCTGTTGGTACCGATAAAACTCGTCCGGAGATCTTCACCATGGGACACAGAAATCCTTATCGTATTTCAGTAGATCCGAAAAAAGGTTGGGTGTATTGGGGCGATGTAGGTCCGGATGCTCGTGTAGATAGCATGGATACCCGAGGGCCAAGAGGATATGATGAAATGAACCAGGCCCGAGAAGCAGGAAATTTTGGATGGCCCTATTTCGTCGGTAACAACAAGGCGTATCACGAGTATGATTACGCTACAGGAACATCAGGTGAAGCGTTTGATCCTTCAGCTCCTGTGAACCGATCACGCAACAATACAGGTTTGACAGAACTGCCGCCCGCTCAGCCCGCCTATGTGTTTTACCCGTATGCCGATACCCCGGATTTTCCGCAAGTAGGAGCGGGAGGTAGAAATGCCATGTCCGGCCCGGTGTATTACTCCGATCTTTATGTAGGGCAGCCTAATGCATTGGATGAGCACTACGATGAAAAAGTATTGATCTA of the Cytophagales bacterium genome contains:
- a CDS encoding vanadium-dependent haloperoxidase: MKKNAWMVLALLVLLAACNDDETLTNNIDLGETINTDVSLADGHLTYGWTNVLLDLERYAQGRPNGSARAMAYIYLAAYETMVPNMEGYASMDDRFRGLRIRNSEIEDDVNFDLALNTAFTVALEHFLLNLPTEQRAALEAVSVSYEEQLAAGLSEEVISVSKSWGNYVAEQVIEYSQDDENAEQQLLDPQPLSYEPPTGDGFWTYSADPERALFPYWGEKARTFIISPDETTTVAPIEYSEEEGSAYYEEMMEVYTVNNEAKTTNTEQLWIAEFWSDDVEGMMMSPPVRQISIANQLVANFDLDQETSLAMLLKLGFALNDAAVAAWKYKYDYMVMRPNVFIHDFIDPDYQTNLYRLVYWPNPSFPGYPSGHSTFASAGAGVMIDYFGNAVNFTDRTHEGREEFLGEPRTFATLEDMAEENAYSRIPLGVHLRMDCTEGLRLGYEIADAVNALDMSRE
- a CDS encoding aminotransferase class V-fold PLP-dependent enzyme, producing MSDRRKFLKNSASSLLALPLVSFDHSREWSLEPLGQSYNDPEDYWKMVRKQFPLKEGQTYFNNGTMGPSSGYTMNAMIQHLTHWGAHAAEVDYKNGSGPALLTGYFPYDELRTKIGKIINCDYKELSLTQNATFGMNYVGMGLDLKKGDELLNTDQEHGGGFGAWQLLAKRRGCVYKQAKLPIPANDPQEIFDAIFEQITKKTRVIAIPHIVSVYGVVMPVKEICAEARKRGIFTVLDGAQCVGQIKVDVKEIGCDAYYSSLHKWLLAPAGSGILYVNEDVAPDIWATLASYNWDNQKDHGFRLMQNGTGNPAVLAGLDASVDFFNTIGEDRWIGRVKELGDHLRAGLKGMDHVTIHSSTHPDMAAGITTYAVAGMDGPTLQKTMWEREKLQPRSVGKPLLRHSVHIYNSKEEIDRALEVVKSLA
- a CDS encoding ThuA domain-containing protein; translation: MGFRHGSIPAGQEAIKQLGTENGYEVDLSEADSVFTDETLSQYAAVVFLSTTGNILDHYQEAAFERYIQAGGGFVGIHAATDTEYDWGWYGKLVGAYFLSHPHNQEATFKVEDKSFPATAHLPGNTWIRTDELYNFRKINPDINVILSIDESTYEGGANGDFHPMSWYHEYDGGRSFYTALGHTNESYTEPAFVEHLKQGIAYAMGDNTTPDYGKAISTIPPAADRFSKVKLVQGAFTEPTEMTILPNHDVLIGQRRGEIFHYKAKTQELIEVANLDVYWKTLDTPGVNAEEGLMGLQKDPDFADNNWVYVFYAPTGDEWVNRLSRFKFIDSQFLMDSEQIILDVASQREICCHTGGSIAFGPDNMLYLSTGDNSTPFNQHGAKYVNNGYAPLNDLPGSEQFDARRSSGNTNDLRGKILRIKVNGDGTYSIPDGNLFPVGTDKTRPEIFTMGHRNPYRISVDPKKGWVYWGDVGPDARVDSMDTRGPRGYDEMNQAREAGNFGWPYFVGNNKAYHEYDYATGTSGEAFDPSAPVNRSRNNTGLTELPPAQPAYVFYPYADTPDFPQVGAGGRNAMSGPVYYSDLYVGQPNALDEHYDEKVLIYEWMRGWMMAVSLFPDGTFNKMEPFASSIDLNNLSDMEMGPDGRIYLLEYGTAWFRKNDDSGLSYIAFNPGNRPPVVGNIKADHVSGKLPLTVNLAVEASDPDGDDIKYLWHMGNSVVETTEPALAYEYTKPGEFEVVVEVQDRNKAKALSDELVIAAGNERPEVQVKITGGNSSFFAKGVPISYEVTVTDGDGTVDPEDIYVSVDYMESLDEAELATGHQQIAASQLGEAAIQTLDCVGCHKEAEASIGPSYTDIARRYKRMRGATAYISRKIVGGGSGEWGEVTMPAHPNLTKAEVGQIVAYIQSLAEEDAVKKSLPIAGTLRPDPSEGDQVMIISASYTDKGKRGIAPLTGSGSYLFKSNSVPFSEDTERQNMQHVAFDGRDLLLLPEGEAWFGMENIDMNQVKMVGVIVGWQDAPLSGISFELRQGAIDGPIVGSGTMNKPAAGSPGGMVPIILNQRFDGVVDKLYFVHRPNENSRGPNPVALVNVLFQL